One part of the Bacteroidales bacterium genome encodes these proteins:
- a CDS encoding DNA methyltransferase — translation MKYKVERNTKYDFAGQSYASKYPNLHRYPATMLPQIGIEILKELNIKSGRMLDPYCGSGSSFASGLEVGINEMYGFDINPLAVLISKAKFTKTNVPEARSESQKLRTNIYEFLKDENNFNKLKSPKIKNIDYWFSKEITQNISILKYFIYQIEDENIRRLFSIPFAETVRACSYTRAGEFKLYRIKPELITDFNPDVFGVFFSKLKKTLDIYQVIYYPKLKKGIKISVEYKKFEPKDDFFDIVLTSPPYGDSKTTVAYGQFSNFANEWLDIDYARKIDSMLMGGKTEKKLYKDGLIYDYLYEIFKNFEKRSYEISSFYRDLEFSINKVAKSVKKGGYIVYIVGNRLVKDVQLPTDQFIAEKFEKQDYKHLITYERLLGNKSMPSKNSPTNKKGVKKSTMITEYIVVCKRKK, via the coding sequence ATGAAATATAAAGTAGAACGAAATACAAAATATGATTTCGCCGGACAATCTTATGCCTCAAAATATCCAAATTTACATAGGTATCCGGCAACAATGTTACCGCAAATCGGAATTGAAATATTAAAAGAACTTAATATAAAATCCGGAAGAATGCTTGACCCATACTGCGGTTCCGGGTCTTCATTTGCATCGGGTTTAGAAGTTGGAATTAATGAAATGTATGGTTTTGACATTAATCCGCTCGCGGTATTAATTTCAAAAGCAAAATTCACAAAAACAAACGTTCCGGAAGCAAGAAGTGAAAGCCAAAAATTAAGAACAAATATTTATGAATTTCTAAAAGATGAAAATAACTTTAATAAACTTAAATCACCAAAAATCAAAAATATAGATTATTGGTTTTCAAAAGAAATAACTCAAAATATCAGTATATTAAAATATTTTATCTATCAAATTGAAGATGAAAATATACGCCGACTTTTTTCAATCCCATTTGCCGAAACCGTCAGAGCCTGCTCATACACAAGAGCCGGCGAATTTAAACTTTACCGAATTAAACCCGAATTAATAACGGATTTTAATCCGGATGTTTTTGGCGTGTTTTTTAGTAAATTAAAAAAAACATTAGATATTTATCAAGTTATTTATTATCCTAAATTGAAAAAAGGTATTAAAATCTCTGTTGAATATAAAAAATTTGAACCAAAAGATGATTTTTTTGATATTGTTTTGACAAGTCCTCCTTATGGTGACAGTAAAACAACCGTAGCTTACGGTCAATTTTCAAACTTTGCCAATGAATGGTTAGATATTGACTATGCTCGAAAAATTGACAGTATGTTAATGGGGGGAAAAACAGAAAAAAAATTATACAAAGACGGATTAATTTATGATTATTTATATGAAATTTTTAAAAATTTTGAAAAAAGAAGTTACGAAATATCAAGCTTTTACAGAGATTTAGAATTTTCGATAAATAAAGTTGCTAAAAGTGTAAAAAAAGGTGGATATATTGTTTATATCGTAGGAAATAGATTAGTAAAAGACGTTCAACTTCCAACAGATCAATTCATAGCTGAAAAATTTGAAAAACAAGATTACAAACACTTAATAACTTATGAAAGATTATTAGGAAATAAATCAATGCCTTCAAAAAATTCACCGACAAACAAAAAAGGTGTAAAAAAAAGCACGATGATAACAGAATATATTGTTGTGTGTAAAAGAAAAAAATGA